From Polaribacter butkevichii, a single genomic window includes:
- a CDS encoding tetratricopeptide repeat protein, producing the protein MKYTKKIVLLLSVFTVLYSCSTRKDTLISRNWHALNTKFNVLFNGQEAFKKGVKEINDGYKDDWFQQLPLEPIKFEEDKIIIPNLNSGMGSGFNDNKKEESKATTPFGIAEEKAVKAIQKHGMNINDLERNRQIDDAYFLLGKARYYEQRFIPALEAFNYVIATYPDANLIAETKIWRAKTNIRIDNEEFAIESMNLLLKIKDTLEADLPEETKEHGYTTLAMAYIKADSIQNAKKYLIKATDILKDRNQGARNLFVLGQIYSSENKKDSALLAFNKIINFKKAPYKYKMHAHIELAKNATNDSTSAAILEKMYALIKERENRPYLDELNYQIGYLHEQNDSIELAVDFYNKSLRAESDNIKQKTFTYERLGNINFQNSEYLAASAYYDSILNIAVDTLNLRFRRIKRKHRNLASLIDFEKTVSKNDSILRIVSLPKSEQEAFFQKYIDDLKKKDEEAAQLKLNQQAFGDTFGGNILKSNKKGKWYFYNTESLNYGKAEFQKIWGNRALEDDWRWSSQINSNITDNDSITVNKKSSRYDLASYLKTIPTEKEKIDSLHLERNEALYQLGVIYKEQFKDTKLAINRLERVASLNPNKELILPINWHLYQIYTNLNNDIKAAKHKNIILTDYSTTKFAQVIKNPNKPIKEEIAVNKIEELYKEMYYLYKEDKFDETVTKINEILPTIQNSKLIPKFELLKAYAIGKYKDKEAYKIALDFVAVSYGNTEEGKKAKEIVNQLSK; encoded by the coding sequence ACTAAAAAAATAGTTTTACTTCTTTCTGTATTTACAGTTTTATACTCTTGTAGCACAAGAAAAGATACTTTAATTAGTAGAAATTGGCACGCTCTAAACACAAAATTTAATGTGTTATTTAATGGTCAGGAAGCTTTTAAAAAAGGTGTTAAAGAAATTAATGATGGTTATAAAGATGACTGGTTTCAACAATTACCTCTAGAACCTATTAAGTTTGAAGAAGATAAAATTATCATTCCTAATTTAAATTCTGGAATGGGGTCTGGTTTTAATGACAACAAAAAGGAAGAATCAAAAGCAACCACTCCTTTTGGTATTGCAGAAGAAAAAGCTGTAAAAGCAATCCAAAAACACGGAATGAATATTAACGATCTAGAGCGCAATAGGCAAATTGATGATGCTTATTTTTTATTAGGAAAGGCTCGTTATTACGAGCAACGTTTTATTCCTGCTTTAGAAGCTTTTAACTATGTAATAGCCACCTATCCTGATGCAAACTTAATTGCAGAAACTAAAATTTGGAGAGCAAAAACAAACATTAGAATCGATAATGAAGAGTTTGCTATAGAATCTATGAATTTACTTCTTAAAATAAAAGACACTTTAGAAGCAGATTTACCAGAAGAAACGAAAGAACATGGTTACACAACCTTAGCCATGGCGTATATAAAAGCTGATAGTATACAAAATGCAAAAAAATACTTAATTAAAGCTACAGATATTTTAAAAGACAGAAACCAAGGAGCAAGAAACTTGTTTGTTTTAGGTCAGATTTATAGTTCAGAAAACAAAAAAGACTCTGCTTTATTGGCGTTTAACAAAATCATCAACTTTAAAAAAGCACCTTACAAATATAAAATGCATGCCCATATTGAGCTGGCAAAAAACGCTACCAACGATTCTACTTCTGCTGCTATATTAGAAAAAATGTACGCATTAATTAAGGAAAGAGAAAATAGACCTTATTTAGACGAACTGAATTACCAAATTGGTTATTTGCACGAACAAAATGACAGTATAGAGTTAGCTGTAGATTTTTACAACAAATCTCTTAGAGCCGAATCTGACAATATAAAACAAAAAACATTTACATACGAAAGACTTGGAAACATCAATTTTCAGAATTCAGAATATCTTGCAGCAAGTGCTTATTACGATAGTATTTTAAATATTGCTGTAGATACCCTAAATTTAAGATTTAGACGCATCAAAAGAAAACATAGAAACTTAGCCTCCTTAATTGATTTTGAAAAAACAGTTTCTAAAAATGATAGTATTTTAAGAATTGTATCACTACCTAAATCAGAACAAGAAGCCTTTTTTCAAAAATATATTGATGATTTAAAAAAGAAAGACGAAGAAGCTGCCCAATTAAAGTTAAACCAGCAAGCTTTTGGAGATACTTTTGGTGGAAATATTTTAAAATCTAACAAAAAAGGAAAGTGGTATTTCTACAATACAGAATCATTAAATTATGGGAAAGCAGAATTTCAAAAAATTTGGGGAAACAGAGCCTTAGAAGATGATTGGAGATGGTCTTCTCAAATAAATTCAAACATTACAGATAACGATTCTATAACGGTAAACAAAAAGAGTTCTCGTTACGATTTAGCAAGTTATTTAAAAACAATTCCTACTGAAAAAGAAAAAATTGACTCCTTACACTTAGAAAGAAACGAAGCATTGTATCAATTAGGAGTAATTTATAAAGAACAATTTAAAGACACTAAATTAGCAATTAATCGCTTAGAAAGAGTTGCTTCTTTAAACCCTAATAAAGAATTAATTTTGCCAATTAACTGGCATTTATATCAAATATACACCAATTTAAATAATGACATAAAGGCTGCAAAACATAAAAATATAATTCTAACAGATTACTCTACAACAAAGTTTGCACAAGTAATTAAAAACCCAAACAAACCTATTAAAGAAGAAATAGCTGTTAATAAAATTGAAGAATTGTACAAAGAAATGTACTATTTATACAAAGAAGATAAGTTTGATGAAACAGTTACAAAAATAAATGAAATACTACCTACCATTCAAAATTCGAAATTAATTCCTAAATTCGAACTTTTAAAAGCATATGCTATAGGTAAGTACAAAGATAAAGAAGCTTACAAAATTGCGCTAGATTTTGTAGCTGTTAGCTATGGAAACACAGAAGAAGGAAAGAAAGCAAAAGAAATAGTTAACCAATTAAGTAAGTAA
- a CDS encoding bactofilin family protein, translated as MERNVIAKNTTIVGDIKSDGDFRIDGSLEGTLVTNGRVIIGAEGFIKGKVESGNADIEGKFSGQLLVSNILTVKATANISGEVVISKLSVEPGASFNATCTMKGTLKELKASNEQKRLSEKTA; from the coding sequence ATGGAAAGAAATGTTATAGCTAAAAACACAACAATTGTTGGTGATATTAAATCTGATGGTGATTTTAGAATTGATGGATCTTTAGAAGGAACTTTAGTAACCAACGGTAGAGTTATTATTGGTGCAGAAGGTTTTATTAAAGGTAAAGTAGAGAGTGGCAACGCAGATATAGAAGGTAAATTCTCTGGACAACTTTTAGTATCGAACATTTTAACCGTAAAAGCAACTGCTAACATTTCTGGAGAAGTAGTAATTTCTAAACTTTCTGTAGAACCAGGCGCTTCTTTTAATGCAACTTGTACTATGAAAGGAACATTAAAAGAATTAAAAGCTAGTAATGAACAAAAAAGACTCTCAGAAAAGACCGCTTAA
- a CDS encoding AtpZ/AtpI family protein, translated as MNKKDSQKRPLNKAMQLSGAGLQMGLTIYLGFLLGEWLDKKIETSFLKETITLLAIFLAMYSLIKQANKIND; from the coding sequence ATGAACAAAAAAGACTCTCAGAAAAGACCGCTTAATAAAGCCATGCAACTCTCTGGAGCAGGTTTGCAAATGGGATTAACTATTTACCTAGGATTTTTGTTAGGGGAATGGTTAGATAAAAAAATAGAGACTTCTTTTTTAAAAGAAACCATCACTTTATTAGCCATCTTTTTGGCCATGTATTCATTAATAAAACAAGCCAACAAAATTAATGATTAA
- a CDS encoding DUF6168 family protein, translated as MIKSILVFSIVFFTLFLLSFTIHSYFIEEQTITLPYSLKKVYLFHYAFSLLICTNFLFFSRIPKIFEQLGFIYLGTILLKLTLFSILFYTSLFSENELTFSERLSLFIPAIVFLLIEALFVAKILKKK; from the coding sequence ATGATTAAAAGCATACTCGTATTTTCTATTGTATTCTTTACACTTTTTTTATTAAGCTTTACAATACATAGTTATTTTATAGAAGAACAAACCATTACATTGCCATACTCATTAAAAAAGGTATACTTATTCCATTATGCGTTCTCCTTATTAATATGCACAAATTTCTTGTTTTTTTCTAGAATTCCTAAAATTTTTGAGCAATTAGGTTTTATTTACCTTGGTACAATACTCTTAAAATTAACACTATTTAGCATCTTGTTTTACACATCCCTATTTTCGGAAAACGAATTAACTTTTTCTGAAAGATTATCCTTATTCATTCCGGCAATTGTTTTTTTATTAATAGAAGCCCTATTTGTAGCCAAAATATTGAAGAAAAAATAA